The stretch of DNA AACATTATGGGAAATTGGGTAGGCAAAGCTATAATGTATGGTATCACCACAAACGTCAGGCTGGCAAGTACGGCAAGCACGGTTTCCTCGCCAAAGATGTTTCCATAAAGACGAATAGAGAGTGATAAAGGCCTAGCCAGCATGCCTATTAATTCTATTGGGAATATAAGAATCCATAGCCAAGGGGGACCGTGTAGCATTTGCTTCAAATAATTGACAAACCCAAGCTTGCGTATTCCTGCTACATTGAACATTACAAACACAATCAAAGCTAGCGAAACTGTTGTGCTTAAATTGCTAGTAGGCGACCTGAGTGGCGGAATTAACCCTAGCAAGTTCATGACCAATATGTATATGAATAATGTGCCGATAAATGGGGTATATTCCCTACCCTCGGGGCCAATTACCCCCCGGGTAAAATCATCAAGCGAAGCAACGATAAACTCCACAAAGTTCTGCCGATGTGAGGTCGGAACCAGCTCAAGTTTGCGAGTAAGCAAAATTGCCAAGATGCAAAGTACGACAATCACTAGA from Armatimonadota bacterium encodes:
- the atpB gene encoding F0F1 ATP synthase subunit A — its product is MEYEVSPWLYFGMSVLVIVVLCILAILLTRKLELVPTSHRQNFVEFIVASLDDFTRGVIGPEGREYTPFIGTLFIYILVMNLLGLIPPLRSPTSNLSTTVSLALIVFVMFNVAGIRKLGFVNYLKQMLHGPPWLWILIFPIELIGMLARPLSLSIRLYGNIFGEETVLAVLASLTFVVIPYIIALPTQFPIMLFAIFTSFIQALVFTMLSATYIAMAIAGSEEH